One genomic segment of Panicum virgatum strain AP13 chromosome 2N, P.virgatum_v5, whole genome shotgun sequence includes these proteins:
- the LOC120662424 gene encoding uncharacterized protein LOC120662424 — protein MDGGSSLNILYIDTLEAMGIPRACLRESHFPFYGILPDMKGAYQAIFRRPAYAKFMAVPNYTDIKLKLPGPNGVLTVSGSFEQAYVSSREYFNLATTAANLAELGQLRTTTPECRPNPGKPSQALAFVSTDETKTVVVDDADPTKMVRIGSQLSAK, from the exons ATGGAcgggggcagcagcctcaacatcctctACATCGACACCTTGGAAGCCATGGGAATCCCGCGAGCCTGCTTGCGGGAATCTCATTTCCCCTTCTACGGCATCCTGCCGGACATGAAG GGAGCGTACCAGGCCATCTTCAGGCGCCccgcctacgccaagttcatggcggtgcCCAACTACACCGACATCAAGCTCAAGCTGCCGGGCCCGAACGGGGTCCTCACCGTGAGCGGCTCCTTCGAGCAGGCCTACGTCAGCAGCCGCGAGTACTTCAACCTCGCCACCACTGCGGCGAACTTAGCTGAGCTTGGCCAGCTTCGCACCACCACTCCCGAGTGCCGTCCTAACCCTGGCAAGCCTAGCCAGGCACTGGCCTTCGTCTCAACCGACGAGACCAAGACGGTCGTGGTCGATGACGCCGATCCAACCAAGATGGTGCGGATCGGCTCCCAGCTGTCGGCCAAATAG